A DNA window from Legionella sp. MW5194 contains the following coding sequences:
- a CDS encoding polyprenyl synthetase family protein, with product MIDVLTRAIGSTGMVGGEVLDLQSAHTHVSVNDLETIYRMKTGCLISTAVVFGALASTDYREIFNLLQEFGLLIGIAFQIHDDIIGIESSTAIIGKCQRNDLERSKLIYPVLTSIDEAKQAEKAFYSKALSYLALVPGQSDKIKGIADFILQRNY from the coding sequence ATGATTGATGTTCTTACCCGAGCCATTGGTTCCACAGGCATGGTGGGCGGCGAAGTCCTGGATTTGCAGTCAGCGCATACTCACGTGTCAGTCAATGATCTTGAAACCATTTACCGCATGAAAACAGGGTGCTTAATCAGCACCGCTGTCGTTTTTGGCGCTTTAGCCAGCACGGATTATCGGGAAATTTTTAATTTACTGCAGGAGTTCGGGTTATTAATCGGAATCGCCTTTCAGATTCATGACGACATCATTGGCATTGAATCCAGTACGGCAATTATCGGAAAATGCCAGAGAAACGATTTGGAACGAAGCAAGCTAATTTATCCTGTGTTAACGAGCATTGACGAGGCTAAACAAGCAGAAAAAGCCTTTTATTCCAAGGCATTGTCTTACTTGGCTCTCGTCCCTGGTCAGAGTGACAAAATCAAAGGCATTGCTGATTTTATACTGCAGCGCAATTATTAA
- a CDS encoding NUDIX domain-containing protein codes for MNKVLQPTIIKAGALILDANHRVLAVHKRGKPPLELIVPGGKIEAGETDEQALRRELQEELQVELRSATPFGHFKAKAIYEDALLVMRVYRVSIQGMPSPGQEIDELVWLDANYPSSGYQFASILGKQILPRLFPQTANL; via the coding sequence ATGAATAAGGTATTACAACCCACGATAATAAAAGCCGGCGCCTTGATTCTCGATGCCAATCACCGCGTCCTTGCTGTCCACAAGCGCGGCAAGCCGCCCCTGGAATTGATTGTCCCCGGGGGGAAAATTGAAGCAGGAGAGACCGATGAGCAGGCTTTGCGACGCGAATTGCAGGAAGAACTACAGGTTGAACTGCGCTCTGCCACTCCGTTTGGTCATTTTAAAGCCAAAGCCATTTATGAAGACGCCTTACTGGTGATGCGTGTCTATCGGGTCAGCATTCAGGGCATGCCCTCACCCGGACAGGAAATCGATGAATTGGTCTGGCTTGATGCCAATTATCCAAGCAGTGGCTATCAGTTTGCTTCTATTTTAGGGAAACAGATTTTACCACGACTTTTCCCTCAAACGGCGAATCTCTGA
- a CDS encoding bacteriocin has protein sequence MKQHKTPKKKTKPLSKEDLNQVSGGNRDPSFGTQVREGFERMTPDIDRIIEHFNNKRNR, from the coding sequence ATGAAACAGCACAAAACCCCAAAGAAAAAAACCAAGCCATTGTCCAAAGAGGACTTAAACCAGGTCTCTGGCGGTAACCGTGACCCCAGTTTCGGCACCCAGGTCAGAGAGGGCTTCGAGAGAATGACTCCCGATATTGACAGAATCATTGAGCATTTTAACAACAAACGCAACCGATAA